The stretch of DNA CTAGCTTCTTTATGGGCTTGCTCACTTAAAATCTGGGCATTTTCTTTTGATATTGATTTAGCCATTTGATGTACTAACTTCATTCGATTATATGCTTTTTGGTGTTCTTGATTTGATTCAAGCCAATGTTTTAATTCTTGTTTTTCAAGCTCATTTAAGCCCTCTTTCTCACAGGCAAGCCAATAAATTGCTTCTTCTTTGATTTTAGTTTTGATATTCACTTAAAATCCTCTCTTTTCTAGTTCTTCTTCAACTTTTATGGTGGCTCTTTTTATGAGTTTTTCAACTGCATTTGAGCTTATTCCTAGGATTTGGGCTATTTCTTTTCTACTGTAACCATCAATAGTATATAAAATAAAAGCTTCTTTTGCTCTTTGTGGTAAGTCGTTTATTATTTGCATAAAAATCTTTTCTTGGTCTTCTTGAATTAAAATTTCTTCTGGTTGTTCATATATAGGTGAAAGATGAATGTTTTCTTCATATATTGTAGTTTGAAGTTTTTGATTTTCTAAAGCTTGATTTATAACTATATTTTTTGCTATTTTATACAAATATGCTCGTTCATTATTTATCTTAAATTTCTCTTTTATTTCAAGAACTTTACTATAGGTTTCTTGGATAATATCTTTAGCTTTTTCTTTATCACCTACTTGTTTTAGGGCAAAGTATATAAGTTCATCGTAATATTTGAGCATCAACATACCTGAAGTTTTTTGAGAAACATTATCATAATGTTTCTTAAAAATATTTTTGCAAATATACTACCATGACAAGTAAACTCAAAATTAACTTTACTATTTCCATATTTATCCTATAATTCAAAATAAAATAACAGAATAATATTAGGGAAAATAATGACTTATAGAACTTTAGAAGAAGAGATAAAAGTATTAGAATTAGGTTTGCCACCACTTGAGGGTGATGGTTTTATTGGTGGAAGGTTAGATCCAAAGGAAGCTAGTTTAGTTTTAGTTCCTGTTCCTTGGGAAGCAACTGTTTCATTTGGACAAGGAACAGCAAAAGCTCCTGATGCTATGAGAATCACAAGCCATCAACTTGATGTAGAAACTTTTCATTATATTAAGCCATACACAGCTGGTATTGCGATGCTTGAAACAGATAAAAGTTTATTAAAACTAAGTCACAAAGCTAGAAAAAAAGCTTTAAAAGTAATTGTTGCTCTTGAAGAGGGGAAAACAAATAAAAAAGCTTTAAACTTTGTAAATGAAGCTTCGGTTACTTTAAACTCTTCAGTTTACGAAAAATCTCTTGAACAAATCAAAAATGGAAAATTTGTAGCTGTTGTTGGTGGAGATCATTCCTCTCCTCTTGGACTTATAAAAGCTTTAAGTGACACACAAACTGAATCTTTTGGGATTTTACATGTGGATGCTCATCACGATTTAAGAGAGGCTTATGAGGGTTTTACTTATTCTCATGCTTCTATTTTTTTTAATACTATGAATGAGTGTGAAAAAGTAAGTAATTTAGTTCAAGTTGGAATCAGGGATTATAGTAAAGAAGAAGCTACTAGAATGGCAAATTATGGGCAAAAAGGTGCTTGTTTATATGATACAGATATGCAAGCACAATTGGCAAGTGGTAAATCTTTAGAAGAAGTTTTTGCACCATACATAAACCAACTTCCACAAAATGTTTATTTATCAATTGATATTGATGGTTTAGAGCCATTAAACTGTCCAAATACAGGAACTCCTGTTCCTAGTGGTTTAAGATATGGGGAGTTAGAACATCTTATATTTATGATTGTAAAAAGTGGGAAAAATATCATAGGTTTTGATTTATGTGAAGTTGGAGATAGTGCTGATGGTTGGGATGCAAATGTTGGTTCTAGAGTTTTATACCAACTTTGTGGGGCATTATTGGCAAGTCAAGGGAAAATCCAATACAAATAAAAGTAAGTTTTAAAACTTACTTTTAAACGTCTTTTGATAGTTTTTTATATAATTCAATTATCTCATTTTTTTCTAATTCTCTTTTTAATTTATCAGTTTCTTCTTTGATAATATGTCCAAATTTTATAGCTTCATCTTTATTCATTTCAACACCCAAAAACTCGCTTATAATAAAACTAGCTCCGCCTTTTCCTGATTGAGAATTAATTCGTATGATTTTTTCATAATCTCGATTTATATCTTTTGGGTCAATTGGTAAATATGGCACATTCCAATATTTATGTTCTTTACTTCTATAAAAATCCATTCCTTTTTTGATTGCATCTTGATGACCACCACTAAAAGCTGTAAATATCATTTCACCAACATAAGGATGTCTAATATGTGTTTTTATTTGTGTTGTTTTTTCAAAAAACTCTTTTACCTCATCTATAAATGCTAAATTTAATTTTGGCTCTATTCCTTGTGAATAAATATTAAAAGCAAAAGTTATCAAATCCAAATTTCCAGCTCTTTCACCATTTCCAAATAATGTTCCCTCAACCCTATTTGCACCAGCAAGTACAGCCATTTCTGCACTTGCCACAGCGGTTCCTCTATCATTGTGTGGATGAACACTAACTATCAAATTTTCTCTATCTTTTAAATTCTTACACATCCATTCTATTCTATCAGCATAAATATTTGGCATACAAGCTTCTAGGGTATTTGGTAAATTTATTATCATTTTATTTTTTTGAGTTGGTTTTACTACATTTATCACTTCATTACAAATTTTAACTGCAAATTCTAAATCCGTTTGAGAAAAACTTTCAGGCGTATATTCATAAATAACCTCACCTTCAAAATCTTTTGTTAATTCAATTAAATACTTCATTCCTTCAACTGCCATAGAGATAATCTCTTCATCAGTTTTTTGAAAAACTACTCTTTTTTGAAATTCATTTGTTGGATTATAAAGATGAAAAATTCCTTTTTTCACCCCTTTCATAGCTTCAACACTTTTTTTAATCCACTCTTTTTTAGCAGGAATTAGTACTTGAATAAATACATCATTTGGGATTAAATCTTCTTCTATTAATTTTCTAGTGAAATTAAAATCCGTATCACTTGCACTTGGATAACTAACTTCTATATTTTTAAATCCCATTTTAACAAGCCAATTAAAATACTCTATTTTTTGCTCGATAGTCAAAGGATTTATTAATGCTTGATTTCCATCTCTTAAATCAACACTACAATAAATTGGTGCTTGTGTGATTTGTTTATCTGCCCATTCTCTGGTGATATTTTGGACAATAGGATATTGTTTATATTTTTTAAAACTCATGGTTTTGCTCCGATTATTTATTTTATTTTTTAGATTATATTTGATTGAATGATTAGAAGTTTAAGAGGAAGAGGAAAGAAAAAGAGATAAATTGTTTTGAAATATTTACACTCATACTAGACTCCTTTTTTTGATTTTGCAAATTATAACAACAAAAAAAATTTAAATCTTGTACAAAATTAACATTTTGAAAAAATATGTTTTTGATACTCTTTTGGGGTGATTTGAAAGATTCTTTTAAAACTTCTATTTAAGTGGCTTTGGTCGAAAAAACCGCTGTTTTGTGCAACTTCAATAATCGGCATATTTGAAGATAAAAGTTCTTTTGCCTTATGAACTTTTTTATTTAAAATATATGAGTGAATAGGAAGTCCGAATTCTTTTTTAAATACTCTTATCAAATGAACAACACTTAAATCAAATTTTTTTGCTAAATCTTCCAAAATAAACTCTTCAAGATAGTTTTCATCTAAATATTTTTTAATTTTTAGGGGTAAAGTTGATTCGATTTGTTCATTATTTGATTTTGATTCAAATGGAAAAAGTATCAAACAAAAAGATAAAAACAACTCTTCTTTTTCAATCAAAGATATTTTATTATCCAATAAACAATCACACAAATTTATAAAACTTTTGTAAATATTTTTTTGTTTGATTATTTCATAAGAAAAACTAAAATTGATATTTATATTTTTTAAATACTCTTTTTGCAAATACAAAACATATCCATCTTTTGACTCTTTATTTATAGTAGCACAATGGGGAATATTGTTGTTTATAATACCTATTTCATTTGGTAAAAGCTCAAGAAAAGTATCATTAAAAATCAAGTTTAATGAACCTTTTTTAATAGCAGTAATTGTCAATTCTTCATGCAAATGCATTTTTGTACAATCAGGAATATTTTGTACATATCGTAATTCTAGGAAGTTAAGTTTTGGGTTTTTAAAAATATCTGATTTCATATATTAAAAAGTATGGAAAGTTCCATACTTTTTCTCTTCTTATGCTAAATTTTCTTCTACAAAATTCCAGTTTACAAGTTTCCAGAAATTTTCTAAATATGCAGGTCTTGCATTTCGAACATCAATATAATAAGCATGTTCCCACACATCACATACTAAAATAGGTTTTAGATTTTGAGTTAATGGATTTGCTGCATTTGAAGTTGTAACTATTTTTAAGTTCTGATTTTCATCTTCAACTAACCAAGCCCAACCTGAACCAAATTGTCCAATAGCTTTTGTTGTAAACTCTTTTTTAAACTCTTCAACTGAACCAAAAGCTTTAACTAAAGCTGCTTCAACAATTGCGGGAATTGCACCTTGAGTTGGTGTTAAACCTTTCCAAAAAAAGTCATGGTTATAAACCTGAGCTGAATTGTTAAAAAGTCCGCCATCTGATTCTAAAATGATTTCAACTAAAGTTGAATTCTCAAATTTTGTACCAGTAATTAAATTGTTTAAGTTATTTACATAAGTTTGGTGATGTTTTCCATAGTGAAACTCTAAAGTTTCCTTTGACATAAGCGGTTCTAGCGCATCTAAAGTATAAGGTAAAGTCATTAATTCGTGTTTCATTTTATATCCTTTAATAATATTTTTCCAACTATTGAGGATACTATCTTTTTGATTTTATTTGACTTAGAATAATATATTTATAAAAACTCCCAAACCTCAACACCCATAAATTTAGTCCTAACTTTTACAAGTCTTAAAACATCTTTCTCTTTTAATTTTGAAGTATATGACTCTTCAAAAAATTCATCTAAAATATGATTTAGACTATGTGCTAAAACATTGTCATTTATTGAAGTGTTTTTGTGGGTAAAAAAATACTCTTTATAGATTTTTATTGCAGTTATTTGGCAACTTTCAAAAAGATGTTTATCATCACAAAAGATTGCTAATTGGGAAGTTTGCTTAAGTGAAGAATTTTTATAATCTGAATTATTAAGTTCTTCATATCTTTGAATGAGAGTTTTATAAACACAAAGCATATCCATTAGTTTATACATTTTATAAAAATATCTTACATTTTTAAACTCATTGATTTGGTCAAAATATGATAAGTATTTAAAAGAAGCAATTGTAGGAATAAATTCAAAATCATAAGGACAAGCATCAATAATTCTATAAATTAACGCTTCTAAATCGTCATTTTGGTTTATATCTTCTAAAATCAACTCTTCGTTTATATAAGAAGTTTTGTTTATAATTTGATTCATTTTTGCTCCTACAAGTTTTGTAGTGCAATTGAGGTTCCGCTAAAAAAAAGATAGCTAAAAAGCTATCTTTTTTATTTTGAAGTGTTAAGCAAATGCAGGTTCTAAGAAAGGAATAATTTGTTTTTTTCTTGATAAACAACCATCTAACCAAACTTTATTATCTTCAAGTTTACAGTTAAATGCTTTTTCAAAAATTGAATTATCATCACTAGCTACAAGAACTTCTGAACCCTCTTTGATAATGTCAGTTAATAAAAGAGCAACTGTGTGAAGATTGTTTTCTTCTTTTACTTTTTTAATATCTGCCATTAATTCATCTTTGATATCATCAAATACGCTCCCATCAACAACTTCAAGTTGTCCAACACCTACTTTTGTTCCGTGCATATCAAAGTTTTTATAATCTCTCATAACAAGATCTCTAATTGGAGTTCCTGCAACTTGTGATTTTACTTTGAACATTTCCATACCAACAGCACCAAAATCTTCGATTTCACAGATTTTTGCTAATTCTCTAACAGCTTTAATGTCTGTATCTGTACATGTTGGTGATTTAAAAATAACTGTATCAGATAAAATCGCACACATCATAATTCCAGCTATATCTTTTGGTATCTCAACTTTATGAAAATCATACATCTCTTTTACGATTGTATTTGTACAACCAACTGGTCTTATCCAACACTCTAATGGAGCTGAAGTTGTAATATCACCTAGTTTGTGGTGGTCAACGATCCCCACGATTGTAGTTTTATCAAGCTCTTGTGGAGCTTGAGCTACATCTGAATAATCAGTTATAAATAACTCTTCACCAGCAAATGAAGTTTTA from Arcobacter suis CECT 7833 encodes:
- a CDS encoding helix-turn-helix transcriptional regulator, which codes for MKSDIFKNPKLNFLELRYVQNIPDCTKMHLHEELTITAIKKGSLNLIFNDTFLELLPNEIGIINNNIPHCATINKESKDGYVLYLQKEYLKNININFSFSYEIIKQKNIYKSFINLCDCLLDNKISLIEKEELFLSFCLILFPFESKSNNEQIESTLPLKIKKYLDENYLEEFILEDLAKKFDLSVVHLIRVFKKEFGLPIHSYILNKKVHKAKELLSSNMPIIEVAQNSGFFDQSHLNRSFKRIFQITPKEYQKHIFSKC
- a CDS encoding 2-isopropylmalate synthase, yielding MSFKKYKQYPIVQNITREWADKQITQAPIYCSVDLRDGNQALINPLTIEQKIEYFNWLVKMGFKNIEVSYPSASDTDFNFTRKLIEEDLIPNDVFIQVLIPAKKEWIKKSVEAMKGVKKGIFHLYNPTNEFQKRVVFQKTDEEIISMAVEGMKYLIELTKDFEGEVIYEYTPESFSQTDLEFAVKICNEVINVVKPTQKNKMIINLPNTLEACMPNIYADRIEWMCKNLKDRENLIVSVHPHNDRGTAVASAEMAVLAGANRVEGTLFGNGERAGNLDLITFAFNIYSQGIEPKLNLAFIDEVKEFFEKTTQIKTHIRHPYVGEMIFTAFSGGHQDAIKKGMDFYRSKEHKYWNVPYLPIDPKDINRDYEKIIRINSQSGKGGASFIISEFLGVEMNKDEAIKFGHIIKEETDKLKRELEKNEIIELYKKLSKDV
- a CDS encoding superoxide dismutase — translated: MKHELMTLPYTLDALEPLMSKETLEFHYGKHHQTYVNNLNNLITGTKFENSTLVEIILESDGGLFNNSAQVYNHDFFWKGLTPTQGAIPAIVEAALVKAFGSVEEFKKEFTTKAIGQFGSGWAWLVEDENQNLKIVTTSNAANPLTQNLKPILVCDVWEHAYYIDVRNARPAYLENFWKLVNWNFVEENLA
- a CDS encoding RNA polymerase sigma factor; translation: MLMLKYYDELIYFALKQVGDKEKAKDIIQETYSKVLEIKEKFKINNERAYLYKIAKNIVINQALENQKLQTTIYEENIHLSPIYEQPEEILIQEDQEKIFMQIINDLPQRAKEAFILYTIDGYSRKEIAQILGISSNAVEKLIKRATIKVEEELEKRGF
- a CDS encoding manganese-dependent inorganic pyrophosphatase, producing MALYTCGHIIPDSDSICSAISLSYLLNKIGRPATPARQGELNPETQYILNRFEFEAPVLKTSFAGEELFITDYSDVAQAPQELDKTTIVGIVDHHKLGDITTSAPLECWIRPVGCTNTIVKEMYDFHKVEIPKDIAGIMMCAILSDTVIFKSPTCTDTDIKAVRELAKICEIEDFGAVGMEMFKVKSQVAGTPIRDLVMRDYKNFDMHGTKVGVGQLEVVDGSVFDDIKDELMADIKKVKEENNLHTVALLLTDIIKEGSEVLVASDDNSIFEKAFNCKLEDNKVWLDGCLSRKKQIIPFLEPAFA
- a CDS encoding agmatinase family protein; translated protein: MTYRTLEEEIKVLELGLPPLEGDGFIGGRLDPKEASLVLVPVPWEATVSFGQGTAKAPDAMRITSHQLDVETFHYIKPYTAGIAMLETDKSLLKLSHKARKKALKVIVALEEGKTNKKALNFVNEASVTLNSSVYEKSLEQIKNGKFVAVVGGDHSSPLGLIKALSDTQTESFGILHVDAHHDLREAYEGFTYSHASIFFNTMNECEKVSNLVQVGIRDYSKEEATRMANYGQKGACLYDTDMQAQLASGKSLEEVFAPYINQLPQNVYLSIDIDGLEPLNCPNTGTPVPSGLRYGELEHLIFMIVKSGKNIIGFDLCEVGDSADGWDANVGSRVLYQLCGALLASQGKIQYK